The following coding sequences are from one Lipingzhangella halophila window:
- a CDS encoding Eco57I restriction-modification methylase domain-containing protein: MIRNARPRTSGDSAEQHRNWLDLIEISGPFLTLPVLRATWPVRLDPVEKEERARLRREHARWMSDAPGAQREWVAYVLGDMLGWGDDLHMDSAGSEHGGGTDPVGGAGSAPGEGSDPAGRAADAGGEPDGNDGQGSGDDAALAALALEVPEHDTRVVPSFVLTDPGEAVKPDTARMLGLLCAPGQRPTARVPGQSWAATPADRLAQLCRHHGVELGLATDGRWWTLVWAPRGGVTTTAVFDAAVWPERAERDVLNAFHSLLCRSRFFGVPEEERLPKLLAKSQDSQEDITEALGVQVRQAVELLVAAFGRADTELRSRGEPDLSDVDAHEVYRGAVSVMMRVVFLLFAEERGLLPSDNDLYAKAYSAGRLCAELERRALEGSEDELESTYTGWHRLLALFQAVYQGVDHPRLKMHAHDGSLFNPDEFPWLPLIIDDRTVLHMLRAVQYVEVGTGKSRERRALSFRALDVEQIGYVYEGLLSYDGFRASELVVGIVGKEGREAEVPLRRLEELAAESTDVPALAEAMAAEFKDSGIGSSRALEKKLAPLFGPEREEARSLLLAVTRRDYPLADRLLPFYQVLRKDLRGLPMVVLAGELYVTESALRKNTGTHYTPRFLAEEVVEGALEPLVYEPGPLQTADKNEWRLKSSAQILDLKVADIAMGSAAFLVAAARYLGGKLIEAWTAEDDPRVREHAGAGTGGTAQEGVGAGASASPDDDPLVIEARRQVIEHCLYGVDINPMAVEMAKLSLWLVSMDPQRPFTFLDDRLAAGDSLLGITSIEQLEYMHLDPKKGRELHAAEGTLIDFTAGVRELVSEVAETRRELAKIDGTSLDGLQRKREKLREAEEKTGQVQLLANLTVGAALANAGHGERALARGSLEAAELGQRMAEGNAAEAITRAFRWLDTDRPEGSFPRRPIHWPLVFPEVFEKGGFDAVIGNPPFLGGQKLTSALGTGYREYLVGMIGRGVRGSADLVAYFVLCAHTILNKDGQTGLIATNTLAQGDTRGVGLDQITAGGTMIRQAVPSKPWPSKGAMLEYCTVWTSRRGSSPKAERFLNGTPVNAITPSLEPASRISGNPYRLAVNRGISFQGSNILGLGFTLTHETAKKMIENDKRNKDVIFPYLNGQDLNSRPDCSAGRWVINFGDWDRRKAEAYADPYNQVVKLVKPERQEKSYSKFARENWWKYERVRPELYENISKLSRVISVAQTSKTVMPSFCPTGQVFSHMLVVFAMDDPALLAFLSSTLHYHWVERHAAKMKNDQRYIPSDCFETLPLPIFTQEMRQLGDRLDTYRRDVMLSRNSGLTKTYNMVFDPSVTDSDIQELRDIHRAIDEATVRAYGWEDRIEAVGGLDHGFHLVGGRETRYTIGPAAQREILDSLLELNHERYAEEESQGLHDKKNKKSKSKADDEGTLF, from the coding sequence ATGATCCGCAACGCCCGTCCCCGCACCAGTGGCGACAGCGCCGAGCAACACCGCAACTGGCTCGACCTGATCGAGATCAGCGGGCCGTTCCTGACCCTGCCGGTGCTGCGCGCCACCTGGCCGGTCCGGCTCGACCCGGTGGAGAAGGAGGAACGCGCCCGACTGCGGCGGGAGCACGCCCGCTGGATGAGCGACGCCCCCGGCGCGCAACGGGAGTGGGTCGCCTATGTGCTGGGCGACATGCTGGGCTGGGGCGACGACCTGCACATGGACTCGGCGGGATCGGAGCACGGGGGTGGTACCGATCCCGTGGGAGGGGCGGGATCGGCACCAGGGGAAGGCTCCGATCCCGCCGGAAGGGCGGCGGATGCCGGGGGAGAGCCGGACGGGAACGACGGGCAGGGCAGCGGGGACGACGCGGCGCTGGCCGCGCTCGCCCTGGAGGTGCCCGAGCACGACACACGAGTGGTGCCGTCGTTCGTGCTCACCGACCCCGGCGAGGCGGTCAAGCCCGACACCGCGCGGATGCTGGGCCTGCTGTGCGCGCCGGGGCAGCGCCCCACCGCCCGCGTGCCCGGCCAGTCCTGGGCCGCGACACCCGCCGACCGGCTCGCGCAGCTCTGCCGCCACCACGGCGTGGAACTGGGCCTGGCCACCGACGGCCGGTGGTGGACGCTGGTGTGGGCGCCGCGCGGCGGGGTCACCACGACGGCGGTCTTCGACGCGGCAGTGTGGCCCGAGCGGGCGGAGCGCGACGTGCTCAACGCGTTCCACTCGCTGCTGTGCCGCAGCCGCTTCTTCGGCGTGCCCGAGGAGGAGCGGCTGCCCAAGCTCCTGGCCAAGAGCCAGGACTCCCAGGAGGACATCACCGAGGCCCTGGGCGTGCAGGTGCGCCAGGCCGTGGAACTGCTGGTGGCCGCCTTCGGTCGCGCTGACACTGAGTTGCGCTCGCGGGGTGAGCCCGACCTGTCCGACGTCGACGCCCACGAGGTCTACCGGGGCGCGGTGTCGGTGATGATGCGGGTGGTCTTCCTGCTGTTCGCCGAGGAGCGCGGGCTGCTGCCCTCCGACAACGACCTGTACGCCAAGGCGTACTCGGCCGGCCGGCTGTGCGCGGAGCTGGAGCGGCGCGCGCTGGAGGGCAGCGAGGACGAACTGGAGAGCACCTACACCGGTTGGCACCGGCTGCTGGCGCTGTTCCAGGCGGTCTACCAGGGGGTGGACCACCCGCGGCTGAAGATGCACGCCCACGACGGGTCGCTGTTCAACCCGGACGAGTTCCCGTGGCTGCCGCTGATCATCGACGACCGGACCGTGCTGCACATGCTGCGGGCGGTGCAGTACGTGGAGGTCGGCACCGGCAAGAGCCGGGAGCGGCGGGCGCTGTCGTTCCGCGCGCTGGACGTCGAGCAGATCGGCTACGTCTACGAGGGCCTGCTGTCCTACGACGGGTTCCGGGCGAGCGAGCTTGTGGTCGGGATCGTCGGCAAGGAGGGCCGCGAGGCCGAGGTGCCGCTGCGGCGCCTGGAGGAGCTGGCGGCGGAGAGCACGGACGTTCCGGCGCTTGCGGAGGCGATGGCGGCCGAGTTCAAGGACTCGGGGATCGGGTCATCGCGGGCGCTGGAGAAGAAGCTGGCGCCGCTGTTCGGGCCAGAGCGGGAGGAGGCGCGCAGCCTACTGCTCGCGGTCACGCGCCGGGATTATCCGTTGGCGGACCGGTTGCTGCCCTTCTACCAGGTACTGCGGAAGGATCTGCGAGGCCTGCCGATGGTGGTGCTGGCCGGCGAGTTGTACGTCACCGAGTCGGCCCTGCGGAAGAACACCGGCACGCACTACACGCCGCGGTTCCTCGCTGAGGAAGTTGTGGAGGGCGCGCTGGAGCCCCTGGTCTACGAGCCGGGGCCGTTGCAGACCGCCGATAAGAACGAGTGGCGGCTGAAGTCGAGCGCGCAGATCCTGGACCTCAAGGTCGCCGACATCGCGATGGGCTCCGCCGCGTTCCTGGTGGCGGCGGCCCGGTACCTGGGCGGCAAACTGATCGAGGCGTGGACCGCCGAGGACGACCCGCGCGTGCGCGAGCACGCGGGAGCGGGCACGGGCGGTACCGCGCAGGAGGGCGTGGGCGCGGGAGCGAGCGCGAGCCCGGACGACGACCCGCTGGTGATCGAGGCGCGGCGCCAGGTCATCGAGCACTGCCTGTACGGGGTGGACATTAACCCGATGGCGGTGGAGATGGCGAAGCTGTCGCTGTGGCTGGTGTCGATGGACCCGCAGCGGCCGTTCACCTTCCTGGACGACCGATTGGCGGCGGGGGATTCGCTGCTGGGGATCACGTCGATTGAGCAGCTTGAGTACATGCACCTGGACCCGAAGAAGGGTCGAGAGCTGCATGCCGCCGAGGGAACGCTGATCGACTTCACGGCGGGTGTGCGGGAGTTGGTGAGTGAGGTTGCCGAGACTCGGCGGGAACTGGCCAAGATCGACGGGACTTCGCTGGACGGGCTGCAGCGCAAGCGCGAGAAACTGCGCGAGGCGGAGGAGAAGACGGGGCAGGTGCAACTGTTGGCCAACCTGACCGTGGGGGCGGCATTGGCCAATGCCGGACATGGTGAACGGGCGCTGGCGCGAGGATCGCTGGAGGCTGCTGAACTGGGACAGCGTATGGCGGAGGGGAACGCTGCGGAGGCCATCACCAGGGCATTCAGGTGGCTGGACACTGACCGTCCGGAGGGAAGCTTCCCGCGGAGGCCGATTCATTGGCCGCTGGTGTTCCCGGAGGTATTCGAGAAGGGCGGGTTTGATGCAGTGATCGGGAACCCGCCGTTTCTGGGAGGGCAGAAGCTCACCAGTGCGCTTGGGACTGGCTACCGTGAATATCTCGTCGGCATGATTGGACGAGGTGTGCGCGGAAGCGCCGACCTGGTCGCCTACTTCGTGCTATGTGCACACACCATCCTCAACAAGGACGGACAGACTGGCCTGATCGCCACCAACACTCTCGCTCAAGGTGATACGCGAGGAGTCGGCTTGGATCAGATCACGGCAGGGGGAACAATGATCCGCCAGGCAGTTCCGAGCAAACCGTGGCCGTCAAAGGGAGCCATGCTTGAGTATTGCACTGTATGGACAAGCCGGAGAGGTTCATCCCCAAAGGCCGAACGATTTCTCAATGGAACTCCCGTAAACGCCATCACCCCTTCGCTTGAGCCGGCGTCCCGAATCAGTGGAAATCCGTACCGCCTTGCAGTCAACCGCGGCATATCGTTCCAGGGATCTAACATTCTCGGTCTAGGGTTCACGCTCACCCATGAAACCGCGAAGAAGATGATTGAGAATGACAAGCGGAATAAGGATGTCATCTTCCCTTATCTTAACGGGCAGGACCTCAATTCTCGGCCCGACTGCTCGGCTGGTCGATGGGTTATAAATTTTGGTGACTGGGACAGAAGAAAAGCTGAAGCTTACGCGGATCCATACAATCAAGTCGTCAAACTAGTGAAGCCCGAACGCCAGGAAAAGAGTTACAGCAAGTTCGCGCGTGAGAACTGGTGGAAATATGAGCGCGTTCGTCCTGAGTTGTATGAAAATATTTCCAAGTTAAGTCGAGTTATATCTGTCGCCCAGACAAGCAAAACTGTAATGCCATCGTTTTGTCCGACGGGTCAAGTTTTCTCCCACATGCTTGTCGTTTTTGCAATGGATGATCCAGCGCTCCTGGCGTTCTTGTCGAGTACACTTCATTATCATTGGGTGGAAAGGCATGCAGCGAAGATGAAAAATGACCAACGCTATATTCCATCAGACTGCTTTGAAACCCTTCCGCTTCCTATATTCACCCAAGAAATGCGCCAGCTCGGCGACCGCCTGGACACCTACCGTCGCGACGTCATGCTCTCCCGCAACTCCGGTCTCACGAAGACCTACAACATGGTCTTCGACCCCTCCGTTACGGACTCCGACATCCAGGAACTCCGCGACATCCACCGGGCCATCGATGAAGCCACGGTTCGCGCCTACGGGTGGGAGGACCGTATTGAGGCCGTCGGCGGGCTCGATCACGGGTTCCACCTGGTCGGTGGGCGCGAGACCCGTTACACCATCGGTCCCGCCGCTCAGCGGGAGATTCTGGACAGTCTGCTCGAACTCAACCACGAGCGCTACGCCGAAGAGGAATCCCAGGGCCTGCACGACAAGAAGAACAAGAAGTCCAAGAGCAAGGCCGACGACGAAGGGACGCTGTTCTGA